The following proteins come from a genomic window of Sebastes fasciatus isolate fSebFas1 chromosome 6, fSebFas1.pri, whole genome shotgun sequence:
- the LOC141769998 gene encoding uncharacterized protein LOC141769998 isoform X2: MKITSSRMLHVTDRPSCGAFTVLVVLALIHSCRGQSEVIGPSQPIVATVGDDVVLPCRLEPVQNAVDMTVEWARPDLDPRFVHVGRRGKERERMKHPSYRGRTSLSTEGLMLGDVSLKLSRVEISDMGTYRCYIPDLYRGLTVQLLVGAVSSPVIQTSQSGDGDGVLLQCESEGWYPEPKVLWLDGEGDVLSAGPTETLRRPDDLYNVSSRLTVDQRPSSNFTCRVQQKSINQIRETHVHVPDHFFMVPRAPSTPRTPDAPSTPSTPSTSSTPSTPDAPSTPGVVIGSVIAALLFIAALLFVVWKWRQKKSKPERRSPEDGPDQTEDERTVTSKSDTTGSQVVMEGEGEREPLMAGREEENNVDDRGEEGERKDETHHGELVTEPDVDGSDGGRGIKSIKQDVAGRQVKNDGDEDGGEQTVKPVEEHSGLPLVLVEEGLEESNVHQEVQKEEVTRQDPMNDVDKKDTKKENKQKEVSSGRTGQKKNWRERMQPEVGRRSVELQSKTQKRKDKMKRKQKGGVLEDRKQEGREAEHEVKVEKHQEGKQSDRTTTTTGREAENQKELINVKPRDTEDKRQEVEARERDKDLRTQEGASDASRHEAEHLDEKGKHQEGNQSDRTTTMTGREAENQKELINETVKETEDERQEEIKRDEEKIELKTQEGDGSKDQEGNQRDFTRKVQINEKSKETEREKKPPSAGREETRKRPDLKRHQETAGRKHQELQQEEESEKDPEGTKKQPERCTMGKERREDGTDEGPDVDKNQKISKEMRRRGQQQQQEDVIEEVRQQPEESSQRLTDGGVKSQEDHQDEPMEVNTRPRLKAKRGVRQQKQEQKVPVGERKKRRKDREEEEEEASRRRFRQRRLPRSQNICYESGRPTGGGGGGVAVDQLVNKCS; this comes from the exons atgaagataacg AGCTCCAGGATGCTTCATGTGACGGACAGACCGTCTTGTGGTGCCTTCACTGTCCTGGTCGTCCTCGCCCTGATACACTCATGTAGAG GTCAGTCCGAGGTGATCGGTCCATCTCAGCCAATAGTGGCGACGGTCGGCGATGACGTCGTTCTGCCGTGTCGCCTGGAGCCCGTCCAGAACGCTGTAGACATGACCGTGGAGTGGGCGAGGCCCGACCTGGACCCCAGGTTTGTCCATGTGGGGCGACGCGGCAAGGAGCGGGAGCGCATGAAACATCCGTCCTACAGAGGGAGGACGTCTCTGTCCACCGAGGGACTGATGCTCGGAGACGTTTCACTGAAACTCTCCAGGGTGGAAATATCTGACATGGGAACGTACAGATGCTACATCCCAGATTTATACAGAGGCCTCACTGTTCAGCTGCTCGTAG GTGCCGTCTCCTCACCTGTAATCCAGACGAGCCAAAGCGGCGACGGCGACGGTGTGTTGTTACAGTGTGAGTCTGAGGGCTGGTATCCAGAGCCGAAGGTGTTGTGGCTGGACGGGGAGGGAGACGTCCTCTCTGCTGGACctacagagacactcagacgtCCTGATGACCTCTATAATGTCAGCAGCAGACTGACGGTGGACCAGAGACCCAGCAGCAACTTCACATGTAGAGTCCAACAGAAGAGCATCAACCAGATCAGAGAGACACACGTCCATGTTCCAG ATCATTTCTTCATGGTGCCCAGAGCTCCCAGTACTCCCAGGACTCCTGATGCTCCCAGTACTCCCAGTACTCCCAGTACCTCCAGTACTCCCAGTACTCCTGATGCTCCCAGTACTCCTGGTGTTGTTATCGGTTCAGTTATTGCTGCGTTGCTGTTTATTGCTGCACTTCTCTTCGTTGTGTGGAAATGGAGACAAAAGAAATCCA AACCGGAGAGGAGGAGCCCAGAGGACGGACCTGACCAgacagaggacgagaggacggtCACATCTAAAAGTGACACCACAGGATCTCAGGTGGTGatggaaggagaaggagaacgTGAACCGCTCAtggcaggaagagaagaagagaataATGTGGAcgatagaggagaggagggtgaaCGTAAAGATGAAACACATCACGGTGAGTTAGTGACAGAACCAGACGTGGACGGGTCAGACGGAGGAAGGGGAATCAAATCCATAAAGCAGGACGTGGCGGGAAGACAAGTAAAAAACGACGGGGACGAGGATGGAGGAGAGCAGACGGTGAAACCAGTAGAGGAACATTCAGGActtcctctggttctggttgaAGAAGGACTAGAAGAGTCCAACGTGCATCAGGAGGTACAGAAAGAAGAAGTGACACGGCAAGACCCGATGAACGACGTGGACAAGAAAGACACAAAGAAAGAGAACAAGCAGAAAGAAGTAAGTTCTGGACGGACGGGACAGAAGAAGAACTGGAGAGAACGAATGCAACCGGAGGTAGGAAGACGGAGCGTGGAGCTTCAATCAAAGAcgcagaaaagaaaagacaagatGAAGCGCAAACAGAAAGGAGGTGTTTTAGAGGACAGGAAACAGGAGGGGAGGGAAGCAGAACACGAGGTAAAGGTGGAAAAACATCAGGAGGGAAAGCAGAGTGACCGTACGACGACGACGACaggaagagaagcagagaaCCAGAAGGAGCTAATTAATGTGAAACCGAGGGACACGGAGGACAAGAGGCAAGAAGTGGAGGCTAGAGAACGGGATAAAGACCTCAGAACACAGGAAGGAGCTTCAGATGCCAGCAGACATGAAGCAGAACATCTGGATGAGAAAGGAAAACATCAGGAGGGAAACCAGAGTGACCGGACGACGACGATGACGGGAAGAGAAGCAGAGAACCAGAAGGAGCTAATTAATGAGACGGTGAAGGAGACGGAGGACGAGAGgcaagaagaaataaagagggaTGAAGAGAAGATAGAGCTCAAAACACAGGAAGGAGATGGCAGCAAAGATCAGGAGGGAAACCAGAGGGACTTTACTAGAAAGGTGCAAATCAACGAGAAATCAAAGGAGACcgagagagagaagaagccTCCATCAGCCGGTAGAGAAGAGACCAGGAAGAGACCAGACCTCAAAAGACATCAGGAAACAGCAGGGAGGAAACACCAAGAGCTCCAACAGGAGGAAGAATCAGAGAAAGatcctgaaggaaccaaaaagCAGCCAGAGCGATGCACCATGGGTAAAGAAAGACGGGAAGACGGGACGGACGAAGGACCTGATGTTGATAAAAATCAAAAGATATCCAAGGAGATGAGACGAAgaggacagcagcagcaacaagagGACGTAATAGAAGAGGTCAGACAGCAGCCAGAGGAATCCTCCCAACGTCTCACAGACGGAGGAGTGAAGAGTCAGGAAGACCACCAGGACGAGCCGATGGAGGTTAACACAAGACCTCGATTAAAAGCCAAGAGAGGAGTAAGACAACAGAAACAAGAGCAGAAGGTCCCTGTAGgcgagaggaagaagaggaggaaggatcgagaggaagaagaagaagaagcatcgAGAAGAAGGTTCAGACAACGAAGACTTCCACGAAGCCAAAATATATGTTATGAGTCAGGAAGaccaacaggaggaggaggtggaggtgtagCTGTTGACCAGCTAGTTAATAAGTGCAGCTGA
- the LOC141769992 gene encoding type-2 ice-structuring protein-like encodes MTWVDAEKHCQTMDAHLASVHSKDEHQYLLQFIHQNNSTEESWVGGSDCQENGKWLWSDGSAFEHTEWCDGKPDDPCGVQNCLQMNYGVDFCWDDTECSATRSFVCAKPIPCCPESPCPVEVPSDQ; translated from the exons ATGACTTGGGTTGACGCTGAG AAACACTGCCAGACCATGGATGCACACCTTGCATCGGTGCACAGTAAAGATGAGCATCAGTACCTTCTGCAGTTCATACATCAGAACAATAGTACTGAAGAATCCTGGGTTGGAGGCTCTGACTGCCAAGAG AACGGCAAGTGGCTCTGGAGTGATGGCAGCGCGTTCGAACATACAGAGTGGTGTGATGGGAAACCTGATGATCCATGTGGCGTCCAGAATTGTCTCCAGATGAACTACGGAG TCGATTTCTGCTGGGATGATACTGAGTGTTCCGCCACTCGCTCATTTGTCTGTGCCAAGCCAATACCCTGCTGTCCAGAATCACCCTGTCCCGTGGAGGTCCCATCTGATCAGTAG
- the LOC141769998 gene encoding uncharacterized protein LOC141769998 isoform X3, producing MLHVTDRPSCGAFTVLVVLALIHSCRGQSEVIGPSQPIVATVGDDVVLPCRLEPVQNAVDMTVEWARPDLDPRFVHVGRRGKERERMKHPSYRGRTSLSTEGLMLGDVSLKLSRVEISDMGTYRCYIPDLYRGLTVQLLVGAVSSPVIQTSQSGDGDGVLLQCESEGWYPEPKVLWLDGEGDVLSAGPTETLRRPDDLYNVSSRLTVDQRPSSNFTCRVQQKSINQIRETHVHVPDHFFMVPRAPSTPRTPDAPSTPSTPSTSSTPSTPDAPSTPGVVIGSVIAALLFIAALLFVVWKWRQKKSKPERRSPEDGPDQTEDERTVTSKSDTTGSQVVMEGEGEREPLMAGREEENNVDDRGEEGERKDETHHGELVTEPDVDGSDGGRGIKSIKQDVAGRQVKNDGDEDGGEQTVKPVEEHSGLPLVLVEEGLEESNVHQEVQKEEVTRQDPMNDVDKKDTKKENKQKEVSSGRTGQKKNWRERMQPEVGRRSVELQSKTQKRKDKMKRKQKGGVLEDRKQEGREAEHEVKVEKHQEGKQSDRTTTTTGREAENQKELINVKPRDTEDKRQEVEARERDKDLRTQEGASDASRHEAEHLDEKGKHQEGNQSDRTTTMTGREAENQKELINETVKETEDERQEEIKRDEEKIELKTQEGDGSKDQEGNQRDFTRKVQINEKSKETEREKKPPSAGREETRKRPDLKRHQETAGRKHQELQQEEESEKDPEGTKKQPERCTMGKERREDGTDEGPDVDKNQKISKEMRRRGQQQQQEDVIEEVRQQPEESSQRLTDGGVKSQEDHQDEPMEVNTRPRLKAKRGVRQQKQEQKVPVGERKKRRKDREEEEEEASRRRFRQRRLPRSQNICYESGRPTGGGDGLPRRKRRTSRSWIEFTRGCYK from the exons ATGCTTCATGTGACGGACAGACCGTCTTGTGGTGCCTTCACTGTCCTGGTCGTCCTCGCCCTGATACACTCATGTAGAG GTCAGTCCGAGGTGATCGGTCCATCTCAGCCAATAGTGGCGACGGTCGGCGATGACGTCGTTCTGCCGTGTCGCCTGGAGCCCGTCCAGAACGCTGTAGACATGACCGTGGAGTGGGCGAGGCCCGACCTGGACCCCAGGTTTGTCCATGTGGGGCGACGCGGCAAGGAGCGGGAGCGCATGAAACATCCGTCCTACAGAGGGAGGACGTCTCTGTCCACCGAGGGACTGATGCTCGGAGACGTTTCACTGAAACTCTCCAGGGTGGAAATATCTGACATGGGAACGTACAGATGCTACATCCCAGATTTATACAGAGGCCTCACTGTTCAGCTGCTCGTAG GTGCCGTCTCCTCACCTGTAATCCAGACGAGCCAAAGCGGCGACGGCGACGGTGTGTTGTTACAGTGTGAGTCTGAGGGCTGGTATCCAGAGCCGAAGGTGTTGTGGCTGGACGGGGAGGGAGACGTCCTCTCTGCTGGACctacagagacactcagacgtCCTGATGACCTCTATAATGTCAGCAGCAGACTGACGGTGGACCAGAGACCCAGCAGCAACTTCACATGTAGAGTCCAACAGAAGAGCATCAACCAGATCAGAGAGACACACGTCCATGTTCCAG ATCATTTCTTCATGGTGCCCAGAGCTCCCAGTACTCCCAGGACTCCTGATGCTCCCAGTACTCCCAGTACTCCCAGTACCTCCAGTACTCCCAGTACTCCTGATGCTCCCAGTACTCCTGGTGTTGTTATCGGTTCAGTTATTGCTGCGTTGCTGTTTATTGCTGCACTTCTCTTCGTTGTGTGGAAATGGAGACAAAAGAAATCCA AACCGGAGAGGAGGAGCCCAGAGGACGGACCTGACCAgacagaggacgagaggacggtCACATCTAAAAGTGACACCACAGGATCTCAGGTGGTGatggaaggagaaggagaacgTGAACCGCTCAtggcaggaagagaagaagagaataATGTGGAcgatagaggagaggagggtgaaCGTAAAGATGAAACACATCACGGTGAGTTAGTGACAGAACCAGACGTGGACGGGTCAGACGGAGGAAGGGGAATCAAATCCATAAAGCAGGACGTGGCGGGAAGACAAGTAAAAAACGACGGGGACGAGGATGGAGGAGAGCAGACGGTGAAACCAGTAGAGGAACATTCAGGActtcctctggttctggttgaAGAAGGACTAGAAGAGTCCAACGTGCATCAGGAGGTACAGAAAGAAGAAGTGACACGGCAAGACCCGATGAACGACGTGGACAAGAAAGACACAAAGAAAGAGAACAAGCAGAAAGAAGTAAGTTCTGGACGGACGGGACAGAAGAAGAACTGGAGAGAACGAATGCAACCGGAGGTAGGAAGACGGAGCGTGGAGCTTCAATCAAAGAcgcagaaaagaaaagacaagatGAAGCGCAAACAGAAAGGAGGTGTTTTAGAGGACAGGAAACAGGAGGGGAGGGAAGCAGAACACGAGGTAAAGGTGGAAAAACATCAGGAGGGAAAGCAGAGTGACCGTACGACGACGACGACaggaagagaagcagagaaCCAGAAGGAGCTAATTAATGTGAAACCGAGGGACACGGAGGACAAGAGGCAAGAAGTGGAGGCTAGAGAACGGGATAAAGACCTCAGAACACAGGAAGGAGCTTCAGATGCCAGCAGACATGAAGCAGAACATCTGGATGAGAAAGGAAAACATCAGGAGGGAAACCAGAGTGACCGGACGACGACGATGACGGGAAGAGAAGCAGAGAACCAGAAGGAGCTAATTAATGAGACGGTGAAGGAGACGGAGGACGAGAGgcaagaagaaataaagagggaTGAAGAGAAGATAGAGCTCAAAACACAGGAAGGAGATGGCAGCAAAGATCAGGAGGGAAACCAGAGGGACTTTACTAGAAAGGTGCAAATCAACGAGAAATCAAAGGAGACcgagagagagaagaagccTCCATCAGCCGGTAGAGAAGAGACCAGGAAGAGACCAGACCTCAAAAGACATCAGGAAACAGCAGGGAGGAAACACCAAGAGCTCCAACAGGAGGAAGAATCAGAGAAAGatcctgaaggaaccaaaaagCAGCCAGAGCGATGCACCATGGGTAAAGAAAGACGGGAAGACGGGACGGACGAAGGACCTGATGTTGATAAAAATCAAAAGATATCCAAGGAGATGAGACGAAgaggacagcagcagcaacaagagGACGTAATAGAAGAGGTCAGACAGCAGCCAGAGGAATCCTCCCAACGTCTCACAGACGGAGGAGTGAAGAGTCAGGAAGACCACCAGGACGAGCCGATGGAGGTTAACACAAGACCTCGATTAAAAGCCAAGAGAGGAGTAAGACAACAGAAACAAGAGCAGAAGGTCCCTGTAGgcgagaggaagaagaggaggaaggatcgagaggaagaagaagaagaagcatcgAGAAGAAGGTTCAGACAACGAAGACTTCCACGAAGCCAAAATATATGTTATGAGTCAGGAAGaccaacaggaggaggag
- the LOC141769998 gene encoding uncharacterized protein LOC141769998 isoform X1: MYIFIIVNQLTTQNNDRYCPETGCEKCCEKCWYARKRDGTPRSKMKITSSRMLHVTDRPSCGAFTVLVVLALIHSCRGQSEVIGPSQPIVATVGDDVVLPCRLEPVQNAVDMTVEWARPDLDPRFVHVGRRGKERERMKHPSYRGRTSLSTEGLMLGDVSLKLSRVEISDMGTYRCYIPDLYRGLTVQLLVGAVSSPVIQTSQSGDGDGVLLQCESEGWYPEPKVLWLDGEGDVLSAGPTETLRRPDDLYNVSSRLTVDQRPSSNFTCRVQQKSINQIRETHVHVPDHFFMVPRAPSTPRTPDAPSTPSTPSTSSTPSTPDAPSTPGVVIGSVIAALLFIAALLFVVWKWRQKKSKPERRSPEDGPDQTEDERTVTSKSDTTGSQVVMEGEGEREPLMAGREEENNVDDRGEEGERKDETHHGELVTEPDVDGSDGGRGIKSIKQDVAGRQVKNDGDEDGGEQTVKPVEEHSGLPLVLVEEGLEESNVHQEVQKEEVTRQDPMNDVDKKDTKKENKQKEVSSGRTGQKKNWRERMQPEVGRRSVELQSKTQKRKDKMKRKQKGGVLEDRKQEGREAEHEVKVEKHQEGKQSDRTTTTTGREAENQKELINVKPRDTEDKRQEVEARERDKDLRTQEGASDASRHEAEHLDEKGKHQEGNQSDRTTTMTGREAENQKELINETVKETEDERQEEIKRDEEKIELKTQEGDGSKDQEGNQRDFTRKVQINEKSKETEREKKPPSAGREETRKRPDLKRHQETAGRKHQELQQEEESEKDPEGTKKQPERCTMGKERREDGTDEGPDVDKNQKISKEMRRRGQQQQQEDVIEEVRQQPEESSQRLTDGGVKSQEDHQDEPMEVNTRPRLKAKRGVRQQKQEQKVPVGERKKRRKDREEEEEEASRRRFRQRRLPRSQNICYESGRPTGGGDGLPRRKRRTSRSWIEFTRGCYK, encoded by the exons atgtatatatttattattgtaaatcaattaacaacacaaaacaatgacagatattgtccagaaactggTTGTGAGAAGTGTTGTGAGAAGTGTTGGTACGCAAGAAAAAGGGacggtacgccaaggagtaaaatgaagataacg AGCTCCAGGATGCTTCATGTGACGGACAGACCGTCTTGTGGTGCCTTCACTGTCCTGGTCGTCCTCGCCCTGATACACTCATGTAGAG GTCAGTCCGAGGTGATCGGTCCATCTCAGCCAATAGTGGCGACGGTCGGCGATGACGTCGTTCTGCCGTGTCGCCTGGAGCCCGTCCAGAACGCTGTAGACATGACCGTGGAGTGGGCGAGGCCCGACCTGGACCCCAGGTTTGTCCATGTGGGGCGACGCGGCAAGGAGCGGGAGCGCATGAAACATCCGTCCTACAGAGGGAGGACGTCTCTGTCCACCGAGGGACTGATGCTCGGAGACGTTTCACTGAAACTCTCCAGGGTGGAAATATCTGACATGGGAACGTACAGATGCTACATCCCAGATTTATACAGAGGCCTCACTGTTCAGCTGCTCGTAG GTGCCGTCTCCTCACCTGTAATCCAGACGAGCCAAAGCGGCGACGGCGACGGTGTGTTGTTACAGTGTGAGTCTGAGGGCTGGTATCCAGAGCCGAAGGTGTTGTGGCTGGACGGGGAGGGAGACGTCCTCTCTGCTGGACctacagagacactcagacgtCCTGATGACCTCTATAATGTCAGCAGCAGACTGACGGTGGACCAGAGACCCAGCAGCAACTTCACATGTAGAGTCCAACAGAAGAGCATCAACCAGATCAGAGAGACACACGTCCATGTTCCAG ATCATTTCTTCATGGTGCCCAGAGCTCCCAGTACTCCCAGGACTCCTGATGCTCCCAGTACTCCCAGTACTCCCAGTACCTCCAGTACTCCCAGTACTCCTGATGCTCCCAGTACTCCTGGTGTTGTTATCGGTTCAGTTATTGCTGCGTTGCTGTTTATTGCTGCACTTCTCTTCGTTGTGTGGAAATGGAGACAAAAGAAATCCA AACCGGAGAGGAGGAGCCCAGAGGACGGACCTGACCAgacagaggacgagaggacggtCACATCTAAAAGTGACACCACAGGATCTCAGGTGGTGatggaaggagaaggagaacgTGAACCGCTCAtggcaggaagagaagaagagaataATGTGGAcgatagaggagaggagggtgaaCGTAAAGATGAAACACATCACGGTGAGTTAGTGACAGAACCAGACGTGGACGGGTCAGACGGAGGAAGGGGAATCAAATCCATAAAGCAGGACGTGGCGGGAAGACAAGTAAAAAACGACGGGGACGAGGATGGAGGAGAGCAGACGGTGAAACCAGTAGAGGAACATTCAGGActtcctctggttctggttgaAGAAGGACTAGAAGAGTCCAACGTGCATCAGGAGGTACAGAAAGAAGAAGTGACACGGCAAGACCCGATGAACGACGTGGACAAGAAAGACACAAAGAAAGAGAACAAGCAGAAAGAAGTAAGTTCTGGACGGACGGGACAGAAGAAGAACTGGAGAGAACGAATGCAACCGGAGGTAGGAAGACGGAGCGTGGAGCTTCAATCAAAGAcgcagaaaagaaaagacaagatGAAGCGCAAACAGAAAGGAGGTGTTTTAGAGGACAGGAAACAGGAGGGGAGGGAAGCAGAACACGAGGTAAAGGTGGAAAAACATCAGGAGGGAAAGCAGAGTGACCGTACGACGACGACGACaggaagagaagcagagaaCCAGAAGGAGCTAATTAATGTGAAACCGAGGGACACGGAGGACAAGAGGCAAGAAGTGGAGGCTAGAGAACGGGATAAAGACCTCAGAACACAGGAAGGAGCTTCAGATGCCAGCAGACATGAAGCAGAACATCTGGATGAGAAAGGAAAACATCAGGAGGGAAACCAGAGTGACCGGACGACGACGATGACGGGAAGAGAAGCAGAGAACCAGAAGGAGCTAATTAATGAGACGGTGAAGGAGACGGAGGACGAGAGgcaagaagaaataaagagggaTGAAGAGAAGATAGAGCTCAAAACACAGGAAGGAGATGGCAGCAAAGATCAGGAGGGAAACCAGAGGGACTTTACTAGAAAGGTGCAAATCAACGAGAAATCAAAGGAGACcgagagagagaagaagccTCCATCAGCCGGTAGAGAAGAGACCAGGAAGAGACCAGACCTCAAAAGACATCAGGAAACAGCAGGGAGGAAACACCAAGAGCTCCAACAGGAGGAAGAATCAGAGAAAGatcctgaaggaaccaaaaagCAGCCAGAGCGATGCACCATGGGTAAAGAAAGACGGGAAGACGGGACGGACGAAGGACCTGATGTTGATAAAAATCAAAAGATATCCAAGGAGATGAGACGAAgaggacagcagcagcaacaagagGACGTAATAGAAGAGGTCAGACAGCAGCCAGAGGAATCCTCCCAACGTCTCACAGACGGAGGAGTGAAGAGTCAGGAAGACCACCAGGACGAGCCGATGGAGGTTAACACAAGACCTCGATTAAAAGCCAAGAGAGGAGTAAGACAACAGAAACAAGAGCAGAAGGTCCCTGTAGgcgagaggaagaagaggaggaaggatcgagaggaagaagaagaagaagcatcgAGAAGAAGGTTCAGACAACGAAGACTTCCACGAAGCCAAAATATATGTTATGAGTCAGGAAGaccaacaggaggaggag